The following are encoded in a window of Sminthopsis crassicaudata isolate SCR6 chromosome 5, ASM4859323v1, whole genome shotgun sequence genomic DNA:
- the TRMU gene encoding mitochondrial tRNA-specific 2-thiouridylase 1 isoform X2, whose product MAAAAGAGVVRRRVACAVSGGVDSAVAALLLRRRGYEVTGVFMRNWDSLDERGACSADRDCEDAARTCGVLGIPFRQVSFVKEYWHDVFTDFLSEYEKGRTPNPDVLCNKHIKFRAFFRYAVEQLGAEAMATGHYARTSLEDDDVFAQKYVPRPRGLFRNRFEVRNPVKLLQGADTAKDQTFFLSQVSQEALSRTIFPLGGLTKDFVKKIAAENGLRHVLQRKESMGICFIGKRHLESFLLQYLRPRPGNFVSIEDHKVLGTHQGCFLFTLGQGAKIGGLRDPWYVVEKDLGSGDVLVAPGPDHPALYREVLRTGRVHWIAEEPPARLVHDKMMECHVRWRHQMALVCRVLQGGRVPRKREDHETGALGLHAAAGQEPGRCEQRGLQWRWGPRPPHVSPALNLGDRTGAGWALGLPPALSGPGPTGTTPGDKLCGVPTAWPVPGLYPPRQQPGTGCMGASSLWRPNLRGRPQ is encoded by the exons ATGGCGGCTGCTGCCGGCGCCGGGGTCGTGCGGCGGCGCGTGGCGTGCGCCGTGTCTGGGGGCGTGGACAGCGCCGTGGCGGCGCTCCTTCTGCGCCGCCGAG GCTACGAGGTCACGGGGGTGTTCATGAGGAACTGGGACTCTCTGGACGAGCGGGGCGCCTGCTCCGCCGACCGGGACTGCGAGGACGCGGCGCGCACGTGCGGCGTGCTGGGCATCCCCTTCCGCCAGGTGTCCTTCGTCAAGGAGTACTGGCACGACGTGTTCAC GGACTTCCTGAGCGAGTATGAGAAGGGGCGCACGCCGAACCCCGACGTCCTGTGCAACAAGCACATCAAGTTCCGGGCTTTCTTCCGCTACGCTGTGGAGCAGCTGG GAGCCGAGGCCATGGCCACCGGCCACTACGCCAGGACGTCGCTGGAGGACGACGATGTCTTCGCGCAGAAGTACGTCCCGAGGCCCCGGGGGCTCTTCAGAAACCGCTTCGAAGTGAGGAACC CTGTGAAGCTTCTGCAGGGGGCGGACACCGCCAAGGACCAGACCTTCTTCCTCAGCCAGGTCTCCCAGGAGGCCTTGAGCAGAACCATCTTCCCCCTGGGGGGGCTCACGAAGGACTTTGTGAAAAAAATCGCTGCGGAGAACGGCCTCCGGCACGTGTTGCAGAGGAAAGAG AGCATGGGCATCTGCTTCATCGGGAAGCGGCACTTGGAAAGCTTCCTGCTGCAG TATTTGCGTCCCCGTCCGGGGAACTTCGTTTCCATCGAAGACCACAAGGTTTTGGGAACGCACCAAG GCTGCTTCCTGTTCACCCTCGGCCAAGGAGCTAAGATCGGGGGCCTCAGGGATCCCTGGTACGTGGTGGAGAAGGACTTGGGCAGCGGAGACGTGTTGGTG GCCCCCGGCCCTGACCACCCCGCCCTCTACCGAGAAGTGCTGCGCACGGGCCGCGTGCACTGGATCGCAGAGGAGCCCCCTGCCCGCCTGGTGCATGACAAGATGATGGAGTGTCACGTCCGCTGGCGGCACCAGATGGCGCTAG TTTGCCGTGTTCTACAAGGGGGACGAGTGCCTCGGAAGCGGGAAGATCATGAGACTGGGGCCCTCGGCCTACACGCTGCAGCTGGGCAGGAGCCAGGCCGATGCGAGCAGAGAGGCCTCCAATGGCGGTGGGGACCCCGGCCCCCCCACGTCTCCCCCGCACTGAACCTTGGGGACAGGACCGGAGCGGGGTGGGCTCTGGGCCTGCCCCCGGCTCTGTCTGGTCCAGGCCCCACTGGGACAACCCCTGGGGACAAGCTCTGCGGGGTTCCGACTGCCTGGCCTGTTCCTGGCCTTTACCCCCCACGCCAGCAGCCAGGGACAGGATGCATGGGGGCGTCCTCGCTGTGGAGGCCCAACCTCAGAGGCCGACCTCAGTGA
- the GTSE1 gene encoding G2 and S phase-expressed protein 1 isoform X3, which produces MEEGEGGSVRGVPKGEAAVGTQNDLPLLADEKFDFDLSLSSSSANEDDEVFFGPVGHRERCVAASLELQGLVPAESPPWSPLAGEQFQEIFREARLLALQIKSSSKKAAPRAPEPDPGEDFVREARLKLDIFEQGLRARRSPLALKRETYCVPTPEAGPVRTTLSFADSPGAPEPAPNARLQSQGAPEKRATSQLQPPRPSSALGKGAPAKPQAGRKTAPPRPRTTGSRVSLGAGPSDQSGSTPEVGGAPAPSKFGAKRIPLKPPGPTRALPGRMSTSTSSSLGTPARVKAKPSEAFGRLADTPRPKPSGRLSCGGASCPKQSQAAPSAIPAVPSAAPCAARAKEPQTPQTGIRRPSSRPSLSQLTKPRAPKAGPPAANPPRTAALSAGVSPDTVTPCGQGPSQRPSGPSFGSAAPRVTPARRSSGGALQPPGLSTRTPLSVRRLSALPSPSGRRVSALPVWPTPRTGPRATSLPRPGATRPPSQLSPKQAKGRPEQAQETSRPGACPTLESPGLAPLALSFASPEQTALETPEPETTKQPEAPEPQAREQPEAREQPEAREQPEAREQPEARLQPEAREQPEAKPAPSEAVLIHIGAPARTVPAPPPHCPPLIDFNSPEAGPRRLPLTPLTPGKGQLLIDLFHSPEVAKGGPCKPLPVTGQLIDLSSPLISLSPLAEDKENHDSPLLKF; this is translated from the exons ATGGAGGAAGGCGAGGGAGGCTCGGTGAGGGGAGTCCCCAAGGGAGAAGCCGCCGTGGGCACTCAGAATG ACCTTCCTCTTTTGGCTGATGAGAAATTTGACTTTGACCTCTCCCTGTCTTCATCCAG TGCCAACGAGGACGACGAGGTTTTCTTCGGGCCGGTCGGACACCGGGAGCGGTGTGTGGCCGCCAGCCTGGAGCTGCAGGGCTTGGTGCCCGCGGAGTCGCCGCCGTGGAGCCCCCTGGCGGGGGAGCAGTTCCAGGAGATCTTCCGGGAGGCACGCCTGCTGGCGCTGCAGATCAAGAGCAGTAGCAAGAAGGCAGCGCCCAGAGCGCCCGAGCCGGACCCAGGGGAGGACTTCGTGCGGGAGGCCCGGCTGAAGCTGGACATCTTTGAGCAGGGCCTGCGGGCCCGCCGCAGCCCCCTGGCGCTCAAAAGGGAGACCTACTGCGTGCCGACCCCGGAGGCGGGCCCAGTGCGCACGACACTCTCCTTTGCCGACTCCCCGGGGGCCCCGGAGCCCGCTCCCAATGCCCGCCTTCAGAGCCAAGGGGCACCTGAGAAGAGAGCCACAAGTCAACTGCAGCCCCCCCGGCCCTCGTCTGCGCTTGGAAAGGGGGCCCCTGCCAAG CCGCAAGCAGGAAGAAAGACCGCTCCTCCCAGGCCTCGCACCACAGGCTCCCGAGTGTCTTTGGGGGCCGGGCCCTCGGACCAGTCGGGCAGCACTCCGGAGGTGGGCGGCGCCCCCGCTCCCAGCAAG TTTGGGGCGAAGAGGATCCCACTGAAGCCTCCTGGACCCACCAGGGCCCTCCCTGGGAGAATGAGCACCTCCACTTCGAGCTCATTAGGGACCCCGGCAAGGGTCAAAG CCAAACCAAGCGAGGCTTTCGGCCGCCTGGCGGACACTCCCCGGCCCAAGCCGAGCGGCCGGCTGAGCTGCGGGGGCGCCTCCTGCCCAAAGCAAAGCCAGGCTGCGCCCTCTGCCATCCCGGCCGTGCCCTCTGCTGCCCCCTGTGCCGCCCGCGCCAAGGAGCCACAGACGCCCCAGACGGGGATCCGGAGGCCGAGCTCCCGTCCCAGCCTCTCCCAGCTGACCAAGCCCAGGGCGCCCAAGGCGGGGCCCCCGGCCGCCAACCCACCCCGAACGGCTGCTCTCTCTGCAG GCGTCTCGCCAGACACTGTGACTCCTTGTGGCCAGGGCCCGAGCCAGCGGCCGTCAGGACCCTCCTTTGGAAG CGCTGCCCCAAGAGTCACCCCTGCCCGCCGCTCCTCGGGGGGGGCCCTGCAGCCCCCCGGGCTCAGCACCCGAACCCCCCTGAGCGTCCGGCGCCTGTCCGCCCTGCCCTCGCCGTCCGGGCGCCGAGTCTCAGCACTTCCCGTGTGGCCAACGCCCAGAACTGGCCCGAGGGCCACCTCCCTGCCCCGGCCGGGAGCCACCCGGCCCCCCTCACAACTGTCCCCCAAGCAGGCCAAAGGCAG gCCTGAGCAAGCCCAGGAAACAAGCAGGCCGGGAGCTTGTCCCACCTTGGAATCCCCGGGGCTGGCACCTTTGGCCCTCAGCTTTGCTTCTCCGGAGCAGACGGCACTGGAGACCCCTGAGCCGGAGACCACGAAGCAGCCAGAGGCCCCCGAGCCACAGGCCAGGGAGCAGCCGGAGGCCAGGGAGCAGCCGGAGGCCAGGGAGCAGCCGGAGGCCAGGGAGCAGCCGGAGGCCAGGTTGCAGCCGGAG GCCAGGGAGCAGCCGGAGGCCAAGCCAGCCCCCTCTGAG GCCGTGCTCATCCACATCGGAGCCCCAGCCCGCACCGTCCCAGCGCCGCCTCCCCACTGCCCGCCGCTCATCGACTTCAACAGCCCTGAGGCGGGCCCGCGGCGGCTCCCCCTGACCCCGCTCACGCCCGGCAAAGGCCAGCTTCTCATCGACCTCTTTCACTCTCCAGAAGTGGCCAAGGGCGGCCCGTGCAAGCCTCTGCCCGTCACGGGCCAG CTGATAGACCTGAGCTCTCCACTCATCAGCCTCAGCCCCCTGGCGGAGGACAAAGAAAACCACGACTCGCCGCTCCTCAAGTTTTAG
- the TRMU gene encoding mitochondrial tRNA-specific 2-thiouridylase 1 isoform X1, translating to MAAAAGAGVVRRRVACAVSGGVDSAVAALLLRRRGYEVTGVFMRNWDSLDERGACSADRDCEDAARTCGVLGIPFRQVSFVKEYWHDVFTDFLSEYEKGRTPNPDVLCNKHIKFRAFFRYAVEQLGAEAMATGHYARTSLEDDDVFAQKYVPRPRGLFRNRFEVRNPVKLLQGADTAKDQTFFLSQVSQEALSRTIFPLGGLTKDFVKKIAAENGLRHVLQRKESMGICFIGKRHLESFLLQYLRPRPGNFVSIEDHKVLGTHQGCFLFTLGQGAKIGGLRDPWYVVEKDLGSGDVLVAPGPDHPALYREVLRTGRVHWIAEEPPARLVHDKMMECHVRWRHQMALAPCVLTLNQDGSVWVTAVKPMKALATGQFAVFYKGDECLGSGKIMRLGPSAYTLQLGRSQADASREASNGGGDPGPPTSPPH from the exons ATGGCGGCTGCTGCCGGCGCCGGGGTCGTGCGGCGGCGCGTGGCGTGCGCCGTGTCTGGGGGCGTGGACAGCGCCGTGGCGGCGCTCCTTCTGCGCCGCCGAG GCTACGAGGTCACGGGGGTGTTCATGAGGAACTGGGACTCTCTGGACGAGCGGGGCGCCTGCTCCGCCGACCGGGACTGCGAGGACGCGGCGCGCACGTGCGGCGTGCTGGGCATCCCCTTCCGCCAGGTGTCCTTCGTCAAGGAGTACTGGCACGACGTGTTCAC GGACTTCCTGAGCGAGTATGAGAAGGGGCGCACGCCGAACCCCGACGTCCTGTGCAACAAGCACATCAAGTTCCGGGCTTTCTTCCGCTACGCTGTGGAGCAGCTGG GAGCCGAGGCCATGGCCACCGGCCACTACGCCAGGACGTCGCTGGAGGACGACGATGTCTTCGCGCAGAAGTACGTCCCGAGGCCCCGGGGGCTCTTCAGAAACCGCTTCGAAGTGAGGAACC CTGTGAAGCTTCTGCAGGGGGCGGACACCGCCAAGGACCAGACCTTCTTCCTCAGCCAGGTCTCCCAGGAGGCCTTGAGCAGAACCATCTTCCCCCTGGGGGGGCTCACGAAGGACTTTGTGAAAAAAATCGCTGCGGAGAACGGCCTCCGGCACGTGTTGCAGAGGAAAGAG AGCATGGGCATCTGCTTCATCGGGAAGCGGCACTTGGAAAGCTTCCTGCTGCAG TATTTGCGTCCCCGTCCGGGGAACTTCGTTTCCATCGAAGACCACAAGGTTTTGGGAACGCACCAAG GCTGCTTCCTGTTCACCCTCGGCCAAGGAGCTAAGATCGGGGGCCTCAGGGATCCCTGGTACGTGGTGGAGAAGGACTTGGGCAGCGGAGACGTGTTGGTG GCCCCCGGCCCTGACCACCCCGCCCTCTACCGAGAAGTGCTGCGCACGGGCCGCGTGCACTGGATCGCAGAGGAGCCCCCTGCCCGCCTGGTGCATGACAAGATGATGGAGTGTCACGTCCGCTGGCGGCACCAGATGGCGCTAG CTCCCTGCGTGTTGACGCTCAATCAGGACGGCAGCGTGTGGGTGACTGCGGTGAAGCCCATGAAAGCCCTCGCCACGGGCCAG TTTGCCGTGTTCTACAAGGGGGACGAGTGCCTCGGAAGCGGGAAGATCATGAGACTGGGGCCCTCGGCCTACACGCTGCAGCTGGGCAGGAGCCAGGCCGATGCGAGCAGAGAGGCCTCCAATGGCGGTGGGGACCCCGGCCCCCCCACGTCTCCCCCGCACTGA
- the GTSE1 gene encoding G2 and S phase-expressed protein 1 isoform X1 — protein MEEGEGGSVRGVPKGEAAVGTQNDLPLLADEKFDFDLSLSSSSANEDDEVFFGPVGHRERCVAASLELQGLVPAESPPWSPLAGEQFQEIFREARLLALQIKSSSKKAAPRAPEPDPGEDFVREARLKLDIFEQGLRARRSPLALKRETYCVPTPEAGPVRTTLSFADSPGAPEPAPNARLQSQGAPEKRATSQLQPPRPSSALGKGAPAKPQAGRKTAPPRPRTTGSRVSLGAGPSDQSGSTPEVGGAPAPSKFGAKRIPLKPPGPTRALPGRMSTSTSSSLGTPARVKAKPSEAFGRLADTPRPKPSGRLSCGGASCPKQSQAAPSAIPAVPSAAPCAARAKEPQTPQTGIRRPSSRPSLSQLTKPRAPKAGPPAANPPRTAALSAGVSPDTVTPCGQGPSQRPSGPSFGSAAPRVTPARRSSGGALQPPGLSTRTPLSVRRLSALPSPSGRRVSALPVWPTPRTGPRATSLPRPGATRPPSQLSPKQAKGRPEQAQETSRPGACPTLESPGLAPLALSFASPEQTALETPEPETTKQPEAPEPQAREQPEAREQPEAREQPEAREQPEARLQPEAREQREAREQREAREQPEAREQPEAKPAPSEAVLIHIGAPARTVPAPPPHCPPLIDFNSPEAGPRRLPLTPLTPGKGQLLIDLFHSPEVAKGGPCKPLPVTGQLIDLSSPLISLSPLAEDKENHDSPLLKF, from the exons ATGGAGGAAGGCGAGGGAGGCTCGGTGAGGGGAGTCCCCAAGGGAGAAGCCGCCGTGGGCACTCAGAATG ACCTTCCTCTTTTGGCTGATGAGAAATTTGACTTTGACCTCTCCCTGTCTTCATCCAG TGCCAACGAGGACGACGAGGTTTTCTTCGGGCCGGTCGGACACCGGGAGCGGTGTGTGGCCGCCAGCCTGGAGCTGCAGGGCTTGGTGCCCGCGGAGTCGCCGCCGTGGAGCCCCCTGGCGGGGGAGCAGTTCCAGGAGATCTTCCGGGAGGCACGCCTGCTGGCGCTGCAGATCAAGAGCAGTAGCAAGAAGGCAGCGCCCAGAGCGCCCGAGCCGGACCCAGGGGAGGACTTCGTGCGGGAGGCCCGGCTGAAGCTGGACATCTTTGAGCAGGGCCTGCGGGCCCGCCGCAGCCCCCTGGCGCTCAAAAGGGAGACCTACTGCGTGCCGACCCCGGAGGCGGGCCCAGTGCGCACGACACTCTCCTTTGCCGACTCCCCGGGGGCCCCGGAGCCCGCTCCCAATGCCCGCCTTCAGAGCCAAGGGGCACCTGAGAAGAGAGCCACAAGTCAACTGCAGCCCCCCCGGCCCTCGTCTGCGCTTGGAAAGGGGGCCCCTGCCAAG CCGCAAGCAGGAAGAAAGACCGCTCCTCCCAGGCCTCGCACCACAGGCTCCCGAGTGTCTTTGGGGGCCGGGCCCTCGGACCAGTCGGGCAGCACTCCGGAGGTGGGCGGCGCCCCCGCTCCCAGCAAG TTTGGGGCGAAGAGGATCCCACTGAAGCCTCCTGGACCCACCAGGGCCCTCCCTGGGAGAATGAGCACCTCCACTTCGAGCTCATTAGGGACCCCGGCAAGGGTCAAAG CCAAACCAAGCGAGGCTTTCGGCCGCCTGGCGGACACTCCCCGGCCCAAGCCGAGCGGCCGGCTGAGCTGCGGGGGCGCCTCCTGCCCAAAGCAAAGCCAGGCTGCGCCCTCTGCCATCCCGGCCGTGCCCTCTGCTGCCCCCTGTGCCGCCCGCGCCAAGGAGCCACAGACGCCCCAGACGGGGATCCGGAGGCCGAGCTCCCGTCCCAGCCTCTCCCAGCTGACCAAGCCCAGGGCGCCCAAGGCGGGGCCCCCGGCCGCCAACCCACCCCGAACGGCTGCTCTCTCTGCAG GCGTCTCGCCAGACACTGTGACTCCTTGTGGCCAGGGCCCGAGCCAGCGGCCGTCAGGACCCTCCTTTGGAAG CGCTGCCCCAAGAGTCACCCCTGCCCGCCGCTCCTCGGGGGGGGCCCTGCAGCCCCCCGGGCTCAGCACCCGAACCCCCCTGAGCGTCCGGCGCCTGTCCGCCCTGCCCTCGCCGTCCGGGCGCCGAGTCTCAGCACTTCCCGTGTGGCCAACGCCCAGAACTGGCCCGAGGGCCACCTCCCTGCCCCGGCCGGGAGCCACCCGGCCCCCCTCACAACTGTCCCCCAAGCAGGCCAAAGGCAG gCCTGAGCAAGCCCAGGAAACAAGCAGGCCGGGAGCTTGTCCCACCTTGGAATCCCCGGGGCTGGCACCTTTGGCCCTCAGCTTTGCTTCTCCGGAGCAGACGGCACTGGAGACCCCTGAGCCGGAGACCACGAAGCAGCCAGAGGCCCCCGAGCCACAGGCCAGGGAGCAGCCGGAGGCCAGGGAGCAGCCGGAGGCCAGGGAGCAGCCGGAGGCCAGGGAGCAGCCGGAGGCCAGGTTGCAGCCGGAGGCCAGGGAGCAGCGGGAGGCCAGGGAGCAGCGGGAGGCCAGGGAGCAGCCGGAGGCCAGGGAGCAGCCGGAGGCCAAGCCAGCCCCCTCTGAG GCCGTGCTCATCCACATCGGAGCCCCAGCCCGCACCGTCCCAGCGCCGCCTCCCCACTGCCCGCCGCTCATCGACTTCAACAGCCCTGAGGCGGGCCCGCGGCGGCTCCCCCTGACCCCGCTCACGCCCGGCAAAGGCCAGCTTCTCATCGACCTCTTTCACTCTCCAGAAGTGGCCAAGGGCGGCCCGTGCAAGCCTCTGCCCGTCACGGGCCAG CTGATAGACCTGAGCTCTCCACTCATCAGCCTCAGCCCCCTGGCGGAGGACAAAGAAAACCACGACTCGCCGCTCCTCAAGTTTTAG
- the GTSE1 gene encoding G2 and S phase-expressed protein 1 isoform X2 has translation MEEGEGGSVRGVPKGEAAVGTQNDLPLLADEKFDFDLSLSSSSANEDDEVFFGPVGHRERCVAASLELQGLVPAESPPWSPLAGEQFQEIFREARLLALQIKSSSKKAAPRAPEPDPGEDFVREARLKLDIFEQGLRARRSPLALKRETYCVPTPEAGPVRTTLSFADSPGAPEPAPNARLQSQGAPEKRATSQLQPPRPSSALGKGAPAKPQAGRKTAPPRPRTTGSRVSLGAGPSDQSGSTPEFGAKRIPLKPPGPTRALPGRMSTSTSSSLGTPARVKAKPSEAFGRLADTPRPKPSGRLSCGGASCPKQSQAAPSAIPAVPSAAPCAARAKEPQTPQTGIRRPSSRPSLSQLTKPRAPKAGPPAANPPRTAALSAGVSPDTVTPCGQGPSQRPSGPSFGSAAPRVTPARRSSGGALQPPGLSTRTPLSVRRLSALPSPSGRRVSALPVWPTPRTGPRATSLPRPGATRPPSQLSPKQAKGRPEQAQETSRPGACPTLESPGLAPLALSFASPEQTALETPEPETTKQPEAPEPQAREQPEAREQPEAREQPEAREQPEARLQPEAREQREAREQREAREQPEAREQPEAKPAPSEAVLIHIGAPARTVPAPPPHCPPLIDFNSPEAGPRRLPLTPLTPGKGQLLIDLFHSPEVAKGGPCKPLPVTGQLIDLSSPLISLSPLAEDKENHDSPLLKF, from the exons ATGGAGGAAGGCGAGGGAGGCTCGGTGAGGGGAGTCCCCAAGGGAGAAGCCGCCGTGGGCACTCAGAATG ACCTTCCTCTTTTGGCTGATGAGAAATTTGACTTTGACCTCTCCCTGTCTTCATCCAG TGCCAACGAGGACGACGAGGTTTTCTTCGGGCCGGTCGGACACCGGGAGCGGTGTGTGGCCGCCAGCCTGGAGCTGCAGGGCTTGGTGCCCGCGGAGTCGCCGCCGTGGAGCCCCCTGGCGGGGGAGCAGTTCCAGGAGATCTTCCGGGAGGCACGCCTGCTGGCGCTGCAGATCAAGAGCAGTAGCAAGAAGGCAGCGCCCAGAGCGCCCGAGCCGGACCCAGGGGAGGACTTCGTGCGGGAGGCCCGGCTGAAGCTGGACATCTTTGAGCAGGGCCTGCGGGCCCGCCGCAGCCCCCTGGCGCTCAAAAGGGAGACCTACTGCGTGCCGACCCCGGAGGCGGGCCCAGTGCGCACGACACTCTCCTTTGCCGACTCCCCGGGGGCCCCGGAGCCCGCTCCCAATGCCCGCCTTCAGAGCCAAGGGGCACCTGAGAAGAGAGCCACAAGTCAACTGCAGCCCCCCCGGCCCTCGTCTGCGCTTGGAAAGGGGGCCCCTGCCAAG CCGCAAGCAGGAAGAAAGACCGCTCCTCCCAGGCCTCGCACCACAGGCTCCCGAGTGTCTTTGGGGGCCGGGCCCTCGGACCAGTCGGGCAGCACTCCGGAG TTTGGGGCGAAGAGGATCCCACTGAAGCCTCCTGGACCCACCAGGGCCCTCCCTGGGAGAATGAGCACCTCCACTTCGAGCTCATTAGGGACCCCGGCAAGGGTCAAAG CCAAACCAAGCGAGGCTTTCGGCCGCCTGGCGGACACTCCCCGGCCCAAGCCGAGCGGCCGGCTGAGCTGCGGGGGCGCCTCCTGCCCAAAGCAAAGCCAGGCTGCGCCCTCTGCCATCCCGGCCGTGCCCTCTGCTGCCCCCTGTGCCGCCCGCGCCAAGGAGCCACAGACGCCCCAGACGGGGATCCGGAGGCCGAGCTCCCGTCCCAGCCTCTCCCAGCTGACCAAGCCCAGGGCGCCCAAGGCGGGGCCCCCGGCCGCCAACCCACCCCGAACGGCTGCTCTCTCTGCAG GCGTCTCGCCAGACACTGTGACTCCTTGTGGCCAGGGCCCGAGCCAGCGGCCGTCAGGACCCTCCTTTGGAAG CGCTGCCCCAAGAGTCACCCCTGCCCGCCGCTCCTCGGGGGGGGCCCTGCAGCCCCCCGGGCTCAGCACCCGAACCCCCCTGAGCGTCCGGCGCCTGTCCGCCCTGCCCTCGCCGTCCGGGCGCCGAGTCTCAGCACTTCCCGTGTGGCCAACGCCCAGAACTGGCCCGAGGGCCACCTCCCTGCCCCGGCCGGGAGCCACCCGGCCCCCCTCACAACTGTCCCCCAAGCAGGCCAAAGGCAG gCCTGAGCAAGCCCAGGAAACAAGCAGGCCGGGAGCTTGTCCCACCTTGGAATCCCCGGGGCTGGCACCTTTGGCCCTCAGCTTTGCTTCTCCGGAGCAGACGGCACTGGAGACCCCTGAGCCGGAGACCACGAAGCAGCCAGAGGCCCCCGAGCCACAGGCCAGGGAGCAGCCGGAGGCCAGGGAGCAGCCGGAGGCCAGGGAGCAGCCGGAGGCCAGGGAGCAGCCGGAGGCCAGGTTGCAGCCGGAGGCCAGGGAGCAGCGGGAGGCCAGGGAGCAGCGGGAGGCCAGGGAGCAGCCGGAGGCCAGGGAGCAGCCGGAGGCCAAGCCAGCCCCCTCTGAG GCCGTGCTCATCCACATCGGAGCCCCAGCCCGCACCGTCCCAGCGCCGCCTCCCCACTGCCCGCCGCTCATCGACTTCAACAGCCCTGAGGCGGGCCCGCGGCGGCTCCCCCTGACCCCGCTCACGCCCGGCAAAGGCCAGCTTCTCATCGACCTCTTTCACTCTCCAGAAGTGGCCAAGGGCGGCCCGTGCAAGCCTCTGCCCGTCACGGGCCAG CTGATAGACCTGAGCTCTCCACTCATCAGCCTCAGCCCCCTGGCGGAGGACAAAGAAAACCACGACTCGCCGCTCCTCAAGTTTTAG